GTTTCTACGATGGAGTCAGATATTGAATATGTTGTCAGTGTATTATCGCCTTACGCAGCCATACATAATGTCGATATAATAACTAAATGTAATAACCAATTAGTTGTGAAGTATAATCAAAATCAGCTGCAACAAAGTTTTATAAACATTGCTAAAAACTGTATAGAGGCCATGCCAGACGGTGGTGTGTTATCGATTGAAACAGGAGTTAATAAAAATAATGTTATTGTTTCTATCAAGGATAGTGGTTGTGGCATGACTAAAAAGCAACTAACAAAACTTGGAACACCTTACTTCACTACAAAAGAAACTGGGACGGGCTTAGGTATGACAGTTAGTTATAATGCGATTCATCAGATGAATGGAACGATTAAGGTATACAGTACAATAGGAACGGGCACGGAATTTAATATTACATTACCGGGTGCGTAAGTAATTATGTAATAATCGCTATAAAAATTCCAATTGATGCAAAAAAATAGAAAAAACTTGCATTTAAAAAAATCCCATGCTATAGTAAAGAAGTTATTTGTGTTTGGTGTGTAAGGAGTAAGTATTTAAACTTTTCGCCTTTGATATCTAATTGAGCATTGATAGTAATAAATTGTGGAATATATCCACATAGGAGGAAACAAACATGCAAGAAGGTACAGTAAAATGGTTTAACGCAGACAAAGGTTTTGGTTTCATCGAAATTGACGGAGGAGAAGACGTATTCGTTCATTTCTCAGCTATCCAAGGCGAAGGATTTAAATCACTTGACGAAGGTCAAAAAGTTACATTCGAAACTGAAGAAGGCCAACGCGGACTTCAAGCTACTAATGTAAACAAAGCGTAATAGCTTTATAATGAAAGGACTCTATTCTGTAGAGTCCTTTTTTATTTGTGAAAAGGGGCCAGGACCTGTTAAGCGACAATTTGTCGCTTAACAGGTCCTGGCCCTTTTTTGCTTTTCTGATAGACGCTTTAATCCAGCGGAGTGCCCGATAATCCGGCGGAAGAGGGCCATAATCCGACGGAGCGCATGATAATTCGGCGGAAGGGAGCCATAATCCGACGGAGCGCACGATAATCCGGCGGAAGAGGGCCATAATCCAGCGGAGTGCCCGATAATCCGGCGGAAGAGGGCCATAATCCGACGGAGCGCATGATAATTCGGCGGAAGAGGGCCATAATCCGACGGAGCGCATGATAATTCGGCGGAAGGAAGCGATAATCCGACGGAGCACAAGATCATTTTTTACCGATCGACCTTTGACAAAAAAAGTGAGTTTGTTATAATGAACATGTTCATAAGAAAAACACGTTCACAAAATGAATCAATTTTACCAACAATAAGTAGAAGATAAATGCTAGTAGAAAGGGAAGCGAAGATGAACAGTGAAAAGAAGGAAATACAACGAGCAAGGATGTGGCGTTATTTTCTTGATGCAGCAACGGAAATGATTGAGCAGGATGGAATGGACCATGTCACGATTCGCAAAATTGCAGATCGAGCTGGCTTCACAAGCTCTACTGCTTATAATTATTTTAAAGATCTTTCCCATTTAAAATTTTTTGCATCGATGCGTTTTACAACAGACTATATAAATGATTTACCAGATTATTTAAGTAAAGGTGAAAATACGATAGAGAACTGGTTATACTCATGGGAATGTTTTTGTAAGCATTCTTTTGAAAGACCGGAGATTTATGAAATTATTTTTATGGAAGATCTAGGTGGATCTGTGGATGACTTATTAGAAGATTATTACAAGATATACAAAGAAGATTTAATTGGGTTACCCGAAGAAATTAAACCAATTGTATTGGAATTAAATTTTTCTAAAAGAAGTAGCCTCTATTTAAAAGATGCTGTAGAAGAAGGATTTATTTTAGAGGAAGATGTTGATCTATTAGCTGATACAACATTGATGATTTGGAAGGGTATGATGAATACCGTGTTAAATCGACGCAGAAGGTATACCAAGGAAGAAGCTGTCCAAAAGACGCTTTCTTTTGTTTATGATTATGTCCGACGTGTCGTTGTAACAGATAAACAAAAAGAAATTAATTACACCATAAGATAAGACGAGAGGTTGTGCAAAGTGGTTTTTAATATTAAAGATTCAGATAAACGTACAGTGAAAACAGATTATCCAAGAAAAATTGAAAAGATAGAACATGTATGGATTCCAATGTCTGACGGTGCTAAGTTAGCTGCGACAATCTGGCTTCCAACAGATGCAAAAGAGAAACCGGTACCAGCTATTTTGGAATACATTCCATATCGAAAAAATGATTTTACCGCTATCCGAGACTCAGCAAGACATCCTTATTTTGCCGGCCATGGTTATGCAAGTATACGTGTTGATATTCGTGGTTCAGGTGACTCTGATGGCATTTTACTTGATGAGTACATCAAACAAGAACAAGATGATGCATTGGAGATCTTCGATTGGGTTGTTAAACAAGACTGGTCAACAGGTTCAATTGGAATGATCGGTAAATCGTGGGGTGGATTTAATGGTTTGC
The nucleotide sequence above comes from Paraliobacillus zengyii. Encoded proteins:
- a CDS encoding cold-shock protein; this translates as MQEGTVKWFNADKGFGFIEIDGGEDVFVHFSAIQGEGFKSLDEGQKVTFETEEGQRGLQATNVNKA
- a CDS encoding TetR/AcrR family transcriptional regulator, with protein sequence MNSEKKEIQRARMWRYFLDAATEMIEQDGMDHVTIRKIADRAGFTSSTAYNYFKDLSHLKFFASMRFTTDYINDLPDYLSKGENTIENWLYSWECFCKHSFERPEIYEIIFMEDLGGSVDDLLEDYYKIYKEDLIGLPEEIKPIVLELNFSKRSSLYLKDAVEEGFILEEDVDLLADTTLMIWKGMMNTVLNRRRRYTKEEAVQKTLSFVYDYVRRVVVTDKQKEINYTIR